Proteins co-encoded in one Listeria ivanovii subsp. ivanovii genomic window:
- the glmS gene encoding glutamine--fructose-6-phosphate transaminase (isomerizing), whose amino-acid sequence MCGIVGYIGENNAKNILLEGLEKLEYRGYDSAGIALQNKEIVTVVKEKGRIADLASLVPSDEFGTTGIGHTRWATHGKPNHENAHPHQSKSGRFTIVHNGVIENYTLLKEEYLKNHVFISDTDTEVIVQLIELFAEELSTKEAFKKALSLLHGSYAICLIDQADSETLYAAKNKSPLLIGKGKGFNVIASDAMAVLKQTDQFVEIMDKELVILTKDAFRLETLAGEEVVRESYTAELDASDIEKGTYPHYMLKEIDEQPAVTRKIIQAYQNEAGEIHVNQTIIDEILASDRIHIIACGTSYHAGLVGKNLVEKMAEIPVEVHVSSEFGYNLPLMSKKPLFIFITQSGETADSRQCLVKVKELGYRTLTLTNVPGSTLDREADHSMYLHAGPEIAVASTKAYTAQISVLAVLAVSLGRAIGKEEAKNINLAAELGIVANAMEAMVSSKEVIEHIAGEFLATSRNAFFLGRHIDYFVAMEAALKLKEISYIQAEGFASGELKHGTIALIEDGTPVLALITQESINWNIRGNVNEVLARGANTCVFAMENVAQPGDRFIIPQVHPLLTPLASVIPCQLLAYYAALHRDCDVDKPRNLAKSVTVE is encoded by the coding sequence ATGTGTGGAATCGTTGGATATATTGGAGAAAATAATGCAAAAAATATTCTATTAGAAGGATTAGAAAAACTAGAGTATCGTGGCTATGATTCAGCTGGTATCGCGTTACAAAATAAAGAAATTGTTACAGTAGTAAAAGAAAAAGGACGGATTGCTGACCTTGCTAGCCTAGTACCGAGTGATGAATTTGGTACTACAGGGATTGGTCATACACGCTGGGCAACTCACGGTAAGCCAAACCATGAAAATGCGCATCCACATCAAAGCAAATCAGGTCGTTTTACGATTGTTCATAATGGCGTTATCGAAAACTATACACTTTTAAAAGAAGAATATCTTAAAAATCATGTGTTTATTAGCGATACGGATACAGAAGTTATTGTACAATTGATTGAATTATTTGCGGAGGAACTTTCTACTAAAGAAGCATTTAAAAAAGCATTATCATTACTTCATGGTTCCTATGCTATTTGTCTAATTGATCAAGCGGACAGCGAAACACTTTATGCAGCAAAAAATAAAAGCCCATTATTAATCGGAAAAGGTAAGGGGTTCAATGTAATCGCTAGTGATGCAATGGCCGTTTTAAAACAAACGGATCAATTTGTCGAAATTATGGATAAAGAATTAGTTATTTTAACAAAAGATGCTTTTCGTTTAGAAACATTGGCCGGTGAAGAAGTCGTTCGCGAGAGCTACACTGCGGAACTAGACGCATCGGATATCGAAAAAGGGACTTATCCTCACTACATGTTAAAAGAAATTGACGAACAACCAGCTGTAACTCGAAAAATTATCCAAGCGTACCAGAATGAAGCAGGCGAAATCCATGTAAACCAAACAATTATTGATGAAATTCTAGCATCTGATCGCATTCACATTATTGCATGTGGGACAAGTTACCATGCTGGATTAGTTGGAAAAAACTTAGTCGAAAAAATGGCGGAAATTCCTGTAGAGGTTCATGTTTCAAGTGAATTTGGCTATAATTTGCCACTAATGTCTAAAAAACCATTATTTATTTTTATCACTCAAAGTGGCGAAACAGCAGATAGCCGTCAATGTCTGGTAAAAGTGAAAGAATTAGGCTACCGGACATTAACCTTGACGAATGTCCCTGGTTCTACGCTTGACCGTGAAGCAGACCACTCGATGTATCTACATGCTGGACCAGAAATTGCCGTTGCATCCACCAAAGCTTATACTGCGCAAATTTCGGTATTAGCTGTTTTAGCCGTATCACTTGGACGTGCGATTGGTAAAGAAGAAGCGAAAAACATTAACTTAGCTGCTGAACTTGGAATTGTTGCTAATGCAATGGAAGCAATGGTATCAAGCAAAGAAGTGATTGAACATATTGCGGGAGAATTTTTAGCAACGTCTCGTAATGCCTTCTTTTTAGGCCGTCATATTGATTATTTCGTGGCAATGGAAGCTGCACTCAAATTAAAAGAAATTTCTTATATTCAAGCAGAAGGTTTTGCTAGTGGAGAACTAAAACATGGAACAATCGCGCTTATCGAAGACGGGACTCCTGTTTTAGCACTTATTACGCAAGAGTCCATTAACTGGAATATTCGTGGTAATGTTAATGAAGTCCTGGCTCGTGGCGCTAATACTTGTGTCTTTGCAATGGAAAATGTCGCGCAACCGGGTGATCGTTTCATTATTCCGCAAGTGCATCCGTTATTAACACCGCTAGCTAGCGTTATCCCGTGCCAACTTTTAGCCTATTATGCAGCACTTCACCGTGATTGCGACGTGGATAAACCAAGAAACTTAGCAAAAAGTGTAACAGTAGAATAG